In Streptomyces durocortorensis, a genomic segment contains:
- a CDS encoding lipid II:glycine glycyltransferase FemX, whose translation MSALLVPSSSSPVRRARNRGEGVALRTITAETYRTFLASPRGAALGAGFLQCPSWAEVKEGWRAQLLGWGPDPDGGELTGVALVLLRQFPGTRKHFAYLPEGPVADWGDPGIDGWLDPLLEHLRRAGAFAVRIGPSPAYRRWDAALLKPLTGPGRRLDDVLASEVDPLGTAVAERLRARGWQRCGGGGAGEEGGGDAQPRHVFQVPLAGRTADDLWSGLNQEWRRNVRRARKEGVEVVVGSAAELPEFCRLLDITERRDGFRLGRSLAYYERQYAALNAEEPGRMKLYLARHRGEILAAHTMITVGRRVWYQTGASADHRREVRPSNALQWRMLLDAHALGADVYDMRGVPSTLDPAERAFGLSRWKLGTGGQVVETLGEWERPLGGSANNALHHAFQAYLKRR comes from the coding sequence GTGTCAGCGCTGCTCGTGCCGTCGTCGTCCAGCCCCGTCCGCCGAGCACGGAACCGGGGGGAGGGCGTGGCCCTGCGAACCATCACCGCGGAGACCTACCGCACCTTCCTCGCGTCCCCGCGCGGCGCGGCCCTCGGTGCCGGCTTCTTGCAGTGCCCCTCCTGGGCCGAGGTCAAGGAGGGCTGGCGCGCCCAGCTGCTCGGCTGGGGGCCGGACCCGGACGGGGGCGAGCTGACGGGCGTGGCCCTGGTGCTGCTGCGGCAGTTCCCCGGCACCCGCAAGCACTTCGCGTACCTTCCCGAAGGGCCCGTCGCCGACTGGGGCGACCCCGGCATCGACGGCTGGCTCGATCCGCTCCTGGAGCATCTGCGCCGTGCGGGCGCCTTCGCCGTACGCATCGGCCCGTCGCCCGCCTACCGGCGCTGGGACGCCGCCCTGCTCAAGCCGCTCACCGGCCCGGGCCGACGACTGGATGACGTCCTCGCCAGCGAGGTCGACCCGCTCGGCACCGCCGTCGCCGAGCGGCTGCGGGCCCGGGGCTGGCAGCGCTGCGGCGGTGGCGGGGCCGGGGAGGAGGGGGGCGGGGACGCCCAGCCCCGGCACGTCTTCCAGGTGCCGCTCGCCGGGCGGACGGCGGATGACCTGTGGTCCGGGCTCAACCAGGAGTGGCGGCGCAATGTGCGCCGGGCCCGGAAGGAGGGCGTGGAGGTGGTGGTGGGCAGTGCGGCGGAACTCCCCGAGTTCTGCCGGCTGCTCGACATCACCGAGCGACGCGACGGCTTCCGCCTCGGCCGCTCGCTCGCCTACTACGAGCGTCAGTACGCGGCGCTCAACGCCGAGGAACCGGGCCGGATGAAGCTGTACCTGGCCCGTCACCGAGGAGAGATCCTGGCCGCCCACACGATGATCACCGTAGGCCGCCGGGTCTGGTACCAGACCGGTGCGTCGGCCGACCACCGTCGGGAGGTCCGGCCCTCCAACGCTCTTCAGTGGCGGATGCTGCTGGACGCCCACGCTCTCGGGGCCGACGTCTACGACATGCGCGGGGTACCCTCCACTCTTGATCCGGCGGAGCGTGCGTTCGGATTGTCACGGTGGAAGCTCGGCACCGGGGGGCAGGTCGTCGAGACGTTGGGGGAATGGGAGAGACCATTGGGCGGCAGCGCCAACAACGCGCTTCACCACGCCTTCCAGGCGTACCTGAAGCGCCGATGA